Below is a genomic region from Henckelia pumila isolate YLH828 chromosome 3, ASM3356847v2, whole genome shotgun sequence.
TGAGTCGTGACCCATACTACCCGTACGTCCTGCCCTGCCTGATCGTCCACCCAAAATTGCCATACCCCCTACCTAGCCTGAACCTACAAACTATCGACCCACACCTGATCTTATCACCTCATCGGATTCTGCCCCCAGCAACCATCCTATGGTTACCTACTCCAAAAATAATAACTTCAAGCTCAATCCTCGCTTTGGCCTCACCACTGTCACTGACACTACCTCGTCTGAGCCCACCACACATATTACAACTCTCAAGGATCCCCTGTGGTGTACAACCATGTATGAGAATTGTGATGCTCTTCTTCGTAATGGAACCTGGGATCTTGTCCCATTGACACATCTCAGATTGTATTTGGTTGCAAATGGTTATTTCGAATGAAACAAAAGACTGATGGCTATGTTGACCTGAAACGACCCTTactcgaattttttttaaatattacatatatgtccatacatatattaatatatactaaaaatacatttttcaagtaatataatacataataaattgATTGTATTTTAACAACTTAAAATACTCGAATAATGAAAGAAATTCATGCACGAAAGTTCAATAACGTAAAATGCAAAAAATCATAGTTTAAACACAAACCAGAAGCAAACAACCTCAGTTCTAAACCAAGTAACACAGTGAAAATAGTGAACATGTGCGGAAATTGGTTTAATACAATCACTAATAGAATctcataaaaatattgaaacataAATACTGCAAAGGTCACGGGTACGCTATCCAGCGCCGGATGCTCAGAGGTCCTCGCATGCAACcacatatcatataaaaatattctGAGGtgtctaatgcatgcatgatcgtaaacACGTTGCATAATACTGAATCGTAACGTAAAAATCATCATAAATTGAATCATAAACATAATACGTACGTAAATTCATAACATAAGTATTGGCATGTCATAAATATAAAATCATTTTCATgcgggtcatatcagtgaagtgtgaccataaacataagcgattgatcaatctaaaaaccaacgtacgtggcggcgaGATCCACCCAACCTTTGTGACTTCCCTACgcctcttatgccacttcacccaacctttagGGATCCATAGACCCATAAACATAAGTGACACTTCACCCAACCTCTGGGGATCCATAGGCCCTTAACATAAGTGCCACAAATCACATCAAAttgcataaaatattttttttcatgccCATTATCTTATcgtaaaatacatgcatgattcatgaacttaaaaatatattttccttaaaattctgccagtaaatatatatttaattcattttccataaaaatcatactatatcaaaatatacagaTACAtccattaaatatatatttacggataaTTTTATTCGCTACTGGCTAGTTCCAGCTGATGCCCCCTTAACTTAAGCCCTTAAACTTAGTCTGGCTCATTAATACTTACCCTTGCCCAAAATACTTAGACTAGCCCAATTATCCATAAATTTACCCAATTAGACTTAGATTGACCCATAAACAATTAAATTCtctcaagcccaattaatttGGCCCAGAATAGACTTGATCCAATAACTATTTAAGCTCATTACACAACTTAAGGCCCATTTAATTCATTTGGGCACAAATAAACTTAATAAAATTAACAAGCCCAAGTAAAAATTAATTCAagcctaaaatataatatttcagccaaaatataaaatttaagccCAATAGATAACTTGGACTCGTAAATTAAAATTACCCGGCTCGAAATAAAATAACTCGAACCCAAACCCATAACTTATGGCCCTAAAtcacttgacccgacccggaccactcacCCGCCCGAGCCCTGCTCGGGCTGCCCAGATAAAACCAAGCAGCTCAAGCCCTAACCCAAATCACTACGCTACACCCGAGCAACCCCCATCTACACCCCACGGCCACCTTGCTCCAGCCACCCATGGCCGGAGCCGCGCCGGCAGGACCACCCCAAGGTCATGCTGGTGCTACAGGACCCGGCCATGGCCTGATCCATGACCTGCATGGCTCGAGCGTGAGCCATATTTCAAGCCATACGCAAAAGCACACCCCTGCGCACAGCTCACCCAAAAAACTTCGGTCCTCTTGATCAGAACCCTCCAGGCCGAGCCCCCACCTTCCAAACCAACGCAACGAGCCCAACTAACCAGCCAACCAAGTACAGCAGCTAATCGAACCAGCTATGTCCGAAAATGAGAGAAAATCAATCCATCCATTGCAAAAACGTGAAATGTTGCATAAATCTTAAAATCATGAGCTGAAATCCACAAACAAATGCAAACACAATTTTTTAAGCATAAAAACAGAGTATACTATGATTTAAATGGGTGAGGAAAGGAGGATAGATCATGCCTTAGCTCAAGAACAAGAGATACGATTACGAAACTCGAGACGGGAATCTCGGAAAGCCCAAAATCTTcagtttttcttcaaatttcgTGAAGGTGTGTGCAATGTGTGGCACGGCAGCTGAGACTCCTTCTTGAGCTTCAAGAAAACGTGAGGTTGAATATGATGGGAAGAAGATTAAGGCTTAGTATATATTTGTATGTATAGTGAGCTTAGTGCcttttaattaaaaatgataAGGGGTTTAGAATAAAATGATACAAGCCCAACATAAAATTTTGAACATAAAAGAGctcaaatttttgaaataagaaaAGACCCAAATTTAAAAGTGCCCTAAAAGCCTTTAAAATAACCCACTAAGGTTAAAATGGGCTTTtaattacacacacacacacacacacacacacacacatatatatatatatatatatatatatattgggctCTTGAAAACCTTGGTCATAAATTTCGATAAAAACTTTACCCCGTTCATCCATGGTTTCGTCTACGCGCTCGCAAATCGAATtcctcaaaaattcataacgcTCAAAATACTCGAgtcaaatttcataaataaatttaaaacatataCACATGTCACATAAAAGGTCATTTAACcccttaatttattttaacatACTTCAATTCTTCTAATTACGCATATGGTTTATCGTAGAAaaaattttaggcgtcacatgACCGCTACAAGGCTCGTTTTGTTGCAAAGGATTTCATCAGTGCGCGGGTCTTGACTACATTTACCCTTTCAGTCTTGTGGTGAAACCCACTACAATTCACATTCTCTTGCTACTTGCGGTTTCTAATGGGTGGTCTCTTCTTCAGATGGATGTGAATAATGTCTTTCTTCACGTTCAGTTGAATTAAACGTGTTTATATGGCTCAATCGCCTAGTGTTGACTTCACTGGATCTCGTGCTGACATGTATTTACTTATTTTTTTGTTCTAGAGGTGTTACTACTGTGTATCTACTCATCTGTGTTGATGATCTGATTCTCATATGGAATAAATCAGGCGCTCTACAGGGCTTCATTGATCGATTGAGAAATCGGTTCTCTGTCAAGGATCAGGacaatttttcttattttctacGTGCTGAAGTTGATTCTTTTATAGAGGGACTTTGTCTCTCTTAGAAAAAGTATCTTCTTGATATTCTTACCAGGACCAACATGGCTTACTCGAAGCCTGTATAATCGCCTCTAACAACGTCTTCTGCGCTGCACCTATGGGATGGCTCACACTCTAAGGATACAACCTTGTGTTGCCAAACGGTTGGTATTGTACAATATCTTTCATTTACTCATTAAGATATTGCATTTTTTGTTAACAAATTGTCTCAGTTTATGCACTCTCCTTTGTATCCACCGGGGATTTCAAACGTGTATTGTGATACCTAAATGGTACGTGCTCCTATGGTCTTCTTCTCTGAAGGCATTGCTCTCTTTCCTTTACTATGATATGGATTGAGCTGGTGATATTGATGACCGTGCATCCACTGGTTCTTATATTATGTTTCTAGGTTTCATTCCTGTCTCATGTAGCTTCAAAAGTATGGCTCTATTACTCGCCCTTTTACTAAGGCTGAATATCGAGCCATAGCCTCTACAGCTGCAGAACTGCAATGAGTTaggtgttttcttgatgaactTGGTGTTGCTATTGATCCCTATCCAGTCTCTATCTACTGTGACAACATTGATGCTACTTATTATGTTCAAAATCATGTGTTAAATTCTCGCATGAAGCACATTGCTTTGGATTATCATTTTGTACATGAGCTTGTTCAAAGTAACAAAGTTCGTGTCTCTCGTGTCTCATCTTCCGACCAATTGACTGATGCTTTGAAAAAGCCACTTCTTAGTTCTCGTATTGTCTACTATGTTCCAAGATTGGTATATCTTCGATCTCACCATTTTGAGTGGgtatattgaaaaatattttatattttattttgtatattttgtATGTTTTGTATATTATGTTTCTTTTTATCTCTTGTAATATGTTATCTTCACAGAGTTTATGTTTGTATGTAAACATGTCTTGTATTAATTTTTTGGGAGATATGAACAATATATTATCCCATTAGTTTCTACTGATATAACACATATGTTctacatatatataaagaacatattatatatatatgattttctgTTTGTCTTCCCTGAATGTATTACATATTTAATTTGTATTTGACACTTACCTCGCAAATAGGGATGTCAATGAACTCGGACCCACAATGAACTTGCCCCATGCGAGGCGGGCCTCGAGTCCATTTTTTCAGACCCGAAAGGGTATGGGGCAGGTGATCATGGGTCCTATAAGACCTGCCCCATATATAATACATATAAAAGCTCCTAGGTTTTTAATTCTTCAAAGATTCTTCCTAGCTGCTCTCTCCCATTAGCCGTGCGATCATCTCTCTCACTCTCATCTTTTAATTCCTAAACAATTCTTAAATTCCTCTTGCTTTTTAATTCAACTACCACCGATCACCGCCTTACTGCCTACCCTTCGATGTCTGCCTGCCCTTCGACGATTGCCAACCTCCAACCACCAAATACGTTCAGTGCTAAGATACAAGTTTCTATCATAAAGAACAAGTTTCATATTCGAATTTAAATTGAGAAGTATTTTAAGGTTCTCTTTTGCATACTAGAAATGGAGTATTTTAAGGTTTTATTTTGCCCTCCGACCACCACCTACGATCAGATCtgtttttcattttaaaaaatcgcGGTTTCATGGGTCTCACGGATCCAACCCATCCCGTCCCGTTTCAGATTCACGGTGGGACAGGTACAAAGCATATTCAAACGTGGGGTGGGTAATGAGTTCATATTTTTCTATTGAGACGGGTCTcggggtttggccaaacccgacCCAAATCCGCCCAATTGACATCCCTACTTGCAAAATTATTATAACATGCGTGGAGGGTAAGTGTCAAATTCATTAAATACAAGAGAGTTTAATGCAAAAAACACtcgattatatatttataatatttaatgtaTCTTTTTAATAGATTTatgttaattttatgaattatatGACACACATAATTTCACATTCTTAAAGTCCCCGAATTTTAGTTTCCTTGcctttttgttattttgagaGTTGCAGTCTTCCAGATTTTTACATTTGAATATTAACTAATACATttgaatattaaataataaatctaACATATTGTAgcattaatataaatataaatatcaaccatttaattattttaaattaattatatacatatagaGGATTGAGTAATATAGTTGTATAGTCAATACAATACCTATAAACACGGCCACAACAAAGTCTCTATAAACCAATGAAGAAACAAACTAGAGGCATATAAATCAGGTGATGGTCTACATAAATCCCATTTTATTCGGACCAAAAATCAAGcgtaaaacccaaaaaaaatctTAAAGCATCACattaataaaagaaaatattgattCTCCATGGGATGAGATTCATTGTCTGAAAAAGACAACATACATTAATTTCTCAGGCAAATCTAACTGGGACCTCTTTGGTCCCATTTAGAAGAACTTGTCTTCGTTCTGATTCCATTTCGCCTCTTGTTGATAGAGGATTCGAATCCGAAAAAGGATGTCGAATCAAAGAGGGAATGGAGACAAGAAGCAAGAAATGGTTGCCGTCGCCATCGACAAAGATAAAAGCAGCCAAGCTGCCTTGAAATGGGCTGCTGATCATTTCCTAGGCAAAGGCAAAACTGTCATTCTCCTCCATGTCAAACAGAAATCTCCGTCCGGTACTCCCGGTTCGTGCAattttcgatcatgatcatctGCCAATGAAGCTGcagtttctttttctttttttttttcttttcttatcTCACCTTTCTGGCATGCAAGAAATGAACATATATAGATCTATCTTTTTGCTCAGCATTGTATTTGGAAGGATATATGTCAGAATTTTGTTGTTCTTGTTTCACAAGAAATAGTCAAATTCGACGCTTTAAAGAATTAAAGTATACAACAAACATTTGGTTCAATAATTTGTCTCTTTGCAATATTGATCTCAATTTCTTTCGTTTTGCCAAGGCCTTGACACTTTTTGTTTAGTCCAGAATATGGATAGCTATTGATCATATACAATCATTAATCTGGTTTGCGGTTGACATATCTTACATCGAAATTTCATGGACTTTATCTCACCCTTTTCTGCTCATGGTTCAGTAGGAAACCATTCTAGTTTCTCAGACAACGAAGACGTTTCGAAAGGGAGCAAAGTTCCATTCGACAACCAGACCAAGGAGCTTTTCCTTCCCTTCCGTTGCTTCTGCAACCGCAAGGACGTAAGAAAACGCCTTCATCGTTCATGACGTACGATAGATTATGCTAATATACTAAATTGGGATGGCGAAAATAATTTGTAACAGATAAAAGTGAGTGAAGTTTTACTAGAAGACACAGATGTAAGTAGAGCTCTTTGTGACTTTGTGAGGAACAATTCAATAGAGAACTTGGTGCTTGGTGCCAGTGTCAGAACTGGTTTTAACAGGTAAAAAATAACACATCTAATCTTATAGTTACATTTTCATTGCCATTTCATTTCAAAAAGTTAGCAGTTAAAAAGTTTCTTTTTTCGAATTTTAGATTCAAAACAATTGATATTCCGGGAAATGTTACCAAAGGAGCACCCGAGTTTTGCACTGTATATGTCATTGCTAAAGGGAAAATACTAACCGTCAAGTCGGCCTCGATAAGTTCAGCTTCGAAAGAAGCTCCTCGCCAGATGCAGAATTCGTCTAACCCTCCTGGTTCGACTGATCCACGGTCAACGCAAGTTAATGGGGCACGAGGTAGGTTCGTTGCTTATCATAGATACATATCTTGTTTCATTGGGCTAAAGAAAACTGGGTTGCTCCATTTCAGGAGGTGCCTATGTCGATAGGTCATCTTTTGCGGCTAAGACAAGTGGAGTGGATAACACAGATTCAATCAAGTAAGCAGACTGATATAAGAACAACAGATGTTATTCAATCCAACTGAAAGTGGAAAACTTATATACAAtgcttgtttgtttgttttttaatcttttatacCATCGATTTCAAATTCAGGTCACCATTTATGAGAGGAAAAGCTGTGAATAGATCATCATACGGGGAAATATCTCTGCCCGATACGGACATATCGTTTGTGAGCTCGAGCAGGCCGAGCAACGACCGAATGTTGTATGCATTGGATCACGATACCAATCTACCCCCTCGCCTGTCAAGCGGGTCGGACCCAGAAAACTCGATGAACTTCGGATCCCAAATCTCCGTCTCCAAATCCTCCGATGGAGGCAGCAGTTTCGGAGTCTTCTCTTCGAGCTCACTGGAAAGTGGGAACCATCCTTGGTCAGGATCTCAAAACTTGGTAtgctaaaaacaaaaacaaaaacaaaaacgatCTAAGTATTCGAAAGAGAAATTATATAGATTCGAAGATAGTTAATGTTTTCGTATACGCAGGATGATGTAGAAGCAGAGATGAGAAGGCTGAAACAGGAGTTGAGACAGACAATGGACATGTACAGCTCAGCTTGCAAGGAAGCATTCACTGCTAAACAGAAGGTATAATTTTTAGTTTGGGCACTCCTGCTTGTGAAATCTACTTCCCTATGTGCTCAAATCTTGAATAATAAATCccgtgttttcaaattttgaacataTACCCCTTgtataattttaaaacaaaatggAATTAAGAAAAGGTTTTCAGCCCTTgtataattttaaaacaaaatggAATTAAGTAAAGTTTTTCACTTTTCAGCAGTCTCCTCATTTCACTCAAGCAGTGTATCCAATTCCAATCAACCCCATTGATTAGTTTTTtcaaatgacatacaaaatgaaTTCTAATATATCAGTCATTTATGGAATACAAACACGGGTTCTATGTCTACATCTTCATAGGCACTCGAGCTTCATCGGTGGAAAGTGGAAGAAGAACAAAAACTCGAAGAAGCACGACATGCAGAGGAAGCAGCATTAGCCATTGCAGAGAGAGAGAAGCAAAAATGTCGGGCGGCTATTGAGAAAGCCGAAGCGGCTCAAAGAATAGCCGAATTCGAGGCGCAGAAAAGAATCAACGCTGAAATGAAAGCACTCAGAGAAGCAGAGGAGAAGAAGAAAGTACTTGATAAGTTGGCACAGAACGATGTTCGGTATCGAAAATACTCCATCGAGGAGATTGAAGCTGCCACTGATTATTTCTCGGAGTCTCGTAAAATCGGAGAAGGTGGATACGGGCCGGTTTACAAGTGCTACTTGGATCATACACAGGTTGCCATAAAGGTTCTTCGGCAAGATGCTGCACAAGGAAGATCACAATTCCAACAAGAGGTATGAAATTTTTGATATTGGTAAAAAAATTCGttgaatgaaagaaaatatgtgTGACTTCTTTTCACATGAGAAAATGAAAGTTTTAAAATGAGTTAAAAAATGGGGTAACTTCTATAGCAATTTGGGTTAATTATTTTCGTAAAGCGAAAGCGAGAACGAATACAAAGTAGTTGTTATAGAATCTCATTGTGCAATCGCGCAGGCCTGAGCGGCCCGGGGCGTGACAAAATATAGGCCTTTTTCTTGGCTTGGTATCGAGTCATACTAGAAAAATGTCGATATCTTTTCTCTCAGGTCGAAGTTCTGAGTTGCATTCGGCATCCGAACATGGTGCTGCTCCTAGGAGCATGTCCCGAATACGGGTGTCTCGTGTACGAGTGCATGGTAAACGGCAGCTTGGAGGATTGCCTCTTCCGACGGGGGAACTCTCCAGCTCTCTCGTGGCAACTCCGATTCCGAATCTCAGCAGAAATCGCAACCGGCCTCCTTTTTCTCCACCAGACCAAGCCTGAGCCACTGGTGCACAGAGACCTCAAACCGGCCAACATTTTACTCGACCGCAACTTCGTCAGCAAGATCAGCGACGTCGGCTTGGCTCGACTCGTCCCACCGTCCGTGGCCGACACGGTCACGCAATATCACATGACATCTGCTGCTGGAACGTTCTGTTACATCGACCCAGAGTATCAGCAGACAGGCATGTTGGGCACGAAATCCGACATTTACTCCCTCGGAGTAATGCTACTTCAGATCATAACAGCCAAGCCGCCTATGGGTCTGACTCATCACGTCGAAAGGGCTATCGAGAAGGGGACGTTCGCAGACATGCTCGACCCTGCGGTCCCCGATTGGCCAGTAGAAGAGGCATTGGGCTTTGCAAAGATAGCACTCAAGTGCGCAGAATTGAGGCGCAAAGATAGACCTGATCTTGGAACCATGGTGTTGCCCGAGCTCAACAGATTACGAGCACTAGCCGAGGAATCGATGCCGACTATGTCCATGGCTACAACTCCAAGAATCACCCCAAGTTCAAGAGAGACTTATTCTCATGTGAGTACTGAGTTATTCTCATGTTCGTCGTCTCTGATCAGCGTTTTTCTTGTGATGTATAGCTAATATATATCGAGGGAGTTGCTGAATTTTGCAGGTGCCTGAATCTCAGAAGCTCTACTCAAATAGTGAAGGCATACGAGGACGTACAATGACAGGATATATTCCAGAAAATAGAAATTTGGGAACAAATGAAACTTAGCTTCTTGGTTGATTATGATAGAACAAGGAAACAAAACATTGGATATTGGAAAATCGGGTGATCTTTTGTAAGTTTGTAATAAAACATTTCACACGTTTAACATTGAATGATGTTTTGTGCGTACCATTGATTTGGTATAAAAATGTTGTCAGAAAGATTTGAATGGGGTAAATCAAATCCAACAAATGACCTATATAGAATTTATAAAGAGGACATGACAAAATTGTGTTATCTACTATGGTTTTCATTTTGGACAAAAAATGCATGCGTATATATGTTGTTATAGAAAATTATTGTCTTGAAAAATAAAACACGAGATCGTTTTACGCTTTATCGAGAACCTTAAATTGTAACAATTAACACATAAGCATACGTGAATCCATTCTCCCGAGAAATCTGGAGTATGGAACTTCTTAACAATGGAGCACTTAGGTTCCGTAGAGAAATATGTAGAATGAATACAATTTCTACGTTATGTAGTACATTATGTGTGTGTGATCCACTTTTGAGGACCATAACCCtacttataataaaataattgtccTTTATTTTCAATTTGGTCCCTCAAGAAATTGACATAACTTAATGGTGTCTATCTATGCATTTAAACCCATGACAAGATTTTGATACCctttttaatccaaaatttaaACTTTATGACATCACACTGCGTTTATTTGCCTTGATAAATGAAGGATACCATAGATAATACCAACTAATCATATGTTTACttgcaaaattaaaaaatggtATAAATCTTTAGGCCCGTTAATGATAGGATTGAGAGATGATTTTTAGTCCTAGATTTTTAATgggattataaatattatggtgtgagagaatgaaaaaaatcaattatgccttttctttttatCTTTCACCTTCTTTCCTTCTTTGCCGAACATATGATTATTATGAATTATGATAGCTAAATGGTGAAATCGTAATTTGTTCTTAAGTATAATTTCAATCCCAAAATTAATCCATCCaactaaacatattattatttatccataactACTCTCTAtcatatcaaattatattaataatcataCTTTAATCTATCCTTGCCCAATCCCATCATTCAAAGTAAACATAATGGGATTATCCGATGAGAGATGTGAACATTTAGGCATTGTTTGGTTTAgtgtattattaatttatatataacttATCTCATTCAATTTCGCATtattctcgtcatattatttatcaatttattaattattaattttgtatcaattaaatcaaataaattataatctatccatcaaatcaaataatgtattaactattatttcttatttattttttaattacattatattacttatctatgtattacGTATatcatcactcaaaccaaacggtgccttaAGTCCAAAATAATCCTTACAAAAAATTCCTTTATTTCTTTAAattaagaaaaagaaaatgattCAAAAcgaatttgagaaattaaatgGTGGATGCAATCTCTATATAATCTTTTATTTTCCTCTTCAATGACAATTTATTGtgaaatttgaatttcttgGGTATTTGATCTTTTTGAAAGAtgatttgatattttgataaCGTTAAGTCGATGGGTTAAAGCCTTGTTATCAAATTAACCTtcaaaatttggaaaaaaacGCGATGAATGCCTTGAAT
It encodes:
- the LOC140887063 gene encoding U-box domain-containing protein 35-like, whose translation is MSNQRGNGDKKQEMVAVAIDKDKSSQAALKWAADHFLGKGKTVILLHVKQKSPSGTPVGNHSSFSDNEDVSKGSKVPFDNQTKELFLPFRCFCNRKDIKVSEVLLEDTDVSRALCDFVRNNSIENLVLGASVRTGFNRFKTIDIPGNVTKGAPEFCTVYVIAKGKILTVKSASISSASKEAPRQMQNSSNPPGSTDPRSTQVNGARGGAYVDRSSFAAKTSGVDNTDSIKSPFMRGKAVNRSSYGEISLPDTDISFVSSSRPSNDRMLYALDHDTNLPPRLSSGSDPENSMNFGSQISVSKSSDGGSSFGVFSSSSLESGNHPWSGSQNLDDVEAEMRRLKQELRQTMDMYSSACKEAFTAKQKALELHRWKVEEEQKLEEARHAEEAALAIAEREKQKCRAAIEKAEAAQRIAEFEAQKRINAEMKALREAEEKKKVLDKLAQNDVRYRKYSIEEIEAATDYFSESRKIGEGGYGPVYKCYLDHTQVAIKVLRQDAAQGRSQFQQEVEVLSCIRHPNMVLLLGACPEYGCLVYECMVNGSLEDCLFRRGNSPALSWQLRFRISAEIATGLLFLHQTKPEPLVHRDLKPANILLDRNFVSKISDVGLARLVPPSVADTVTQYHMTSAAGTFCYIDPEYQQTGMLGTKSDIYSLGVMLLQIITAKPPMGLTHHVERAIEKGTFADMLDPAVPDWPVEEALGFAKIALKCAELRRKDRPDLGTMVLPELNRLRALAEESMPTMSMATTPRITPSSRETYSHVPESQKLYSNSEGIRGRTMTGYIPENRNLGTNET